Within the Aspergillus luchuensis IFO 4308 DNA, chromosome 5, nearly complete sequence genome, the region GCGCGTTTCCGCATTGCCTGACTGGGCCCTACAAGAGGACGTTTAAACAGTCAGGATGTCCGGGGACTTTCTCCCAAAGctgaggggggaaaagagagtcGTGAAGACTGCTCTCTGTGTGTGAGCTTTGAATGCGATTCTTTGAGCGAGGAgttgggagaagaaagggaaaagagaggaaatTTGGATTCGGTGCgtgggtttttttttatagccGATTAGTCAGGGAGTGGAGCTGTGGGTCGTGGTGGGTGTCATGTGACTTGGGTTTTCTATGGTGTTGCGGGTAGTAGTGCCTGAGGCATGCTGAGAATTTACGCGGTGGTTATGTGAGAGTTTTGGGGTATACGTTTTACTGGACAGAAATATGAATCAAAATTGGCTTGTTGAAGCGAAAATGATGTCCCTATTTTTTCATGTACAATCGATTGAACTCCGGGTAATTCTTGTTTAATGCCATAAGAAATACaaaagtagtatataaacCCCCCAATCCCCTCAAGCCTTAGACttggccttggtcttcttctggaccttcttggccttctgggCGGCCGGGGAAGCAGTTTCTTCGGTGGTCTTCTTCGGGGTAGACTTCTCTGCCGACTTGGGAGTCTCCTGCGCAGCAGGGGACTGGGCAGCCTTCTTAGTCTTCTTGTTGGTCTTCTTAGGGGTATCTTCAGCGGGCTTCTCGGCCTCGGGTTCCTCAACCGGGGCAGCCTCAATGGCCTTGGCGGGTTCTTCAGCAGCGGGCTCAGAGGCCTCGATGGCCTTGGCCTCTTGGACAGGAACCTCATCCACGCTCTTCAGTTGCGGGATGTCGAGGTCGTAGCCCATAATAGCCTTGAGCTTCTCAGCCTTAGCGAGACGTCTCTTCTGCTCCCTCCCGATGCGCTCCGTCCACTGCTCTCTCGTCTTGCCCTTGTCAAGACGCTTCTTCTCGATGCGGTTCCAGGGGGTGCGCTTGAACCGTCTGTTGGCGCCCTTCCAGACCTCCGGGTGGAGCTGTTCGGGAGACACGTATTTGCACTTCAGGATGTGACCGTACATGAGGTAGTTGTCCATGGTGGCAGCAACAATCTTAGCGACAGAGGTATGGGCGAACTCGATGAAAGCATAGTGCTTGGAGCGACCGGTGATACGGTTACGGGAAAGACGCAGGCGAGTGATTTCACCGAACTGGCTGAAGTAGGCGCGCATCTGGTGCTCGTAGAAACCGTGGGGAATGCGTCTGTAGCATAGCGTGTTAATAGTAGTCACAAGCAAACTTCCTGATGGGTCAACTTACCCAACGTAAACCGTTCCAGGCTCCTCAACGTGACCGGCattctccttctgcttcttcaagatcttgcgcttggccttcttcgagtCGGGAATCTGAGGCACCGGCTGGTCGGGGTTGAAGCCCTCATCGCCAgactcatcctcgtcaccaCTGCTCTCGAAACCCCGGATGAGGGCAGCTGTGcggtcatcctcctcatcctcactctGGCTAGCCTCCGAGGCGGCGGACTCGTCTTCCTCAGATTCTTCAACGACAGGCTctgccttcttggccttggtgTTGGCTTTGGCGGGCTTGGATTTTGTCGCGGGAGCAGCTGAtccgtcttccttcttcgacttcttggTGGTaggcttctcctccttcgcaaCCTTGGACTCAGCAACTTCGGCCTCAGACTCACTGTTCTCGTTGTCGCTCAGGAAATCGGCTGCGCGCTTGCGAGGCTTGATCTGTCTGGCGGGCTGGCCATTGGCCTTGGTCTTCGAAGCGCCACCGGTCTTTGTAGCCGCCTCTTTTTGGTTGGCCTTCTTGAGGATAGGCTTGGGGGCGTCCTTGGGGGATTCGGCAGGCTTGGCCTCGaccttcttggtcttctttgcGGGCGAATCGGCGGCagtggcagcggcagctgAGCAGCGTTAGTAGGCGCACCAACGGGGTGAAAATGAAAATCTCTCAAACGGTGTAACAATACATacccttgcgcttcttgtccttcttgtcGGGGGCCATCCTGCTGTGATTTTTGGGGATAATTGCAGGCGGTTCCTGGGGGACTACAATCGGAGGATCGCAAAGGTGCGGGaaactttttttctgctcGCAATTTTTCGGGCGCCAAGCGGTGAATGCAATCCAGCCCGGCCGACGGGGCCTCGCCGCGACTCCAACTCTAAGCTCTTGTTTCTCCGCAACCCAACCATCTCACACGCCCGTTTGTTTGCGCGCATTTACCGGGGTCATGGGAAAATCGGCCAAGGCGAATAAACCCCTCACTCAGGAAGAGATCTGGGATGATTCGGCCCTCGTCCAGAGCTGGGATGAGGCTGTCGAGGAATACAAAGTATGGGCTTCCTCCCCGTGCACGTGATCCGCTCGCTgaccagaacaacaacagctCTACCACAGCATCCATGCGAAGGGGGAGAATGTTGAAGATGTCCTGAGAGAAGCAGAGGCTGCTGAGAAAGCTGAGATGGAGCAAGATGAGCAGCCGTTGGACGAATCGGCCGACCGCATGGATGCTGACGTCGACGCCGACGCTGCTGCCAATGCAACAACTGCAGCAGAACCTCAACAGGTGCCACAGGCCAAACCGTCGCAAGTGAGTTGCTCCGTTTGTTGGGCTGAATCTACTGGACTGACTTCATTTCAGGCTACGGAAGGACCGGAACAGCCTTCTGGACAGGGTGCCCATGTCACCGATCAAACGGCTGGGCCCAGTTCCGTAGGAGCACCTCCTATGCCTCATGCCACCCTATCCCAAGGTAAGATGCGCTCTAACCCTTGTTTGCTGTGAAGAAAGCTAACTCTTTCTAAGTGCAAGACGAGGGACTCAAAAACCTCATGATGGCCTGGTACTATGCTGGATACTACACTGGTCTATATGAGGGTCAACAGCGAGCGAACCAGAACAAGAGCTCATAACCCAGCTGAAAGTATAGTAACGAAGTGACAAGCATCTATCTGCGTTGTTCGCAATCCTGGTAGGTTGCCTTGAAGTATGAGCGCGGAAAGCTAAATCCCCAGGACGGCCGCAGGCGCAAACAACATCCCGTCTGGGTACAGGCCAGGATTAGATGAGAATCTCCCTCCAGGCGGCTGTAGATGTGCATGCACCTAGTTGGCATGTTACCTGAGTAGGCGGGCTTGCCGTTGGGCCACAATCACCGGTTGCGACTTTGGAATCCTACATGAAGACTGTGGAACAACGCTGCGTACATGGAATAATGCGCGGTGGCCTTACAGGCGGCCTCACCCTGGCCCCTTTGACTTCGTGCGGTCTAGATTCTGAATATCATTCTCATGTCTATTTGCCTCCTGTTTACTAGAATTGCACTTTCGAGAGCTATATATCCCCATCCTTCCGCCCATCTTGTTTGTTCCTTGATCTCCAGgatttttctctctctctagtatatatatatcaaccCCCTCGCGGACATTTTGAGCTGTCATTCATACGCCCCATCTTCTCTACTAAGCGCACACTCAAGGAGATAGAAGAGACCTTTAATGTAACATGATGTTCCCACTTCAGGACTGAGGAGTTGGAGCACCAATCTTTCGACCGTATATTGTGGGCTCTGTAGAAAACTTCATGTTCCCCTACTTTGTCCATGAAAGGAATTCTCGGATGCTGTCGCCCGGTGAAGCCTGGTATCCCCCACGATGCTGGAAGCATATATATAACCTACTAAAGAGGTGAGAACATGACACATAATGGTTTTTACATACAAAACTATTGACCTTCCTATAGGCTCCATCTATGTCTGAATGAGGTGAAGATTGTATTCGAAATTGTGTGAGGAATCTGGCGGAGCGGACAACTTGATATATGCCAATCCCATCCTCAGAGGCCATCAAGTATATATGGCAGCCTGCGCTACGTGTTGATTGAGAGCgaatgaagagaagaccCAGATGATCCTCTCGAGAACCTTTCTCAGGGTAGGTGGGAATTGACCAGGGGGTCACCAAATGTCGTCTTGCCGACAACGGTTCATTTCCTGCTGCAAATACACCATCGAATCGGCCCCTCTCGCTGAACACAATTGGGCAAGACGTTTACCAGGTCATCGGTGtatggagatggaagcaCTGAATCTCTGGGtactttcttaatttatcCAGTTCATGTCCCTGAAGCAACCTATTGCCTCACTCATGTCACCTGATCTATCAGCCTATAGTGCGTGCAACAACTTCGCAACAACAGTCTTGTCCAATTTTTCTGACATACTGTGGCAACGATAAGAGCAAGGGAGAAACATGCTTGTCCACGATCCCGATACTATTCTGGTTGGACCCTAAAACTTGTGTTGTCATCCTATTATTCCGAGAATCTCATGTTGTCGTGGATGTCCCCCTTCTATACACCAGCATCACACTAATACGGCATGCTGCAACCCGCATCTATTCTTTCACTTGTGACTTTGCTTTTCATTAGCGCAGCTTGACTTACAAGTGGAGTTCCCGAGGCCTCCTCGATGCGCCGCCGATATGTCCAGCCCGATCAACTTTGACTTCACTTAGCCAAATCATCAAACATCGCATATATAGCACGAAGAGTTCATGGTTCAACTCTCCTCATTATCGTTCGCATAAGCTTTCTGATCTATGATCCAGCCGCTTCCATTGATTCTGGTCATGTCCGCTCAACAACGGTATATACCCTACCAAAGCAGCATCGAATTGGTGTCAGGACCATATGTTCTCGATCCCTTCGCTTGAACAAGAGATCTATAAATCCATCAAAGCTCACTTACGGCACGACGCTTCCTCTCAGGAATTTACTGTCTCGTCGCAGATCGCATTTTGGTCCTGCGGTTCCGGGTTTCATACCATTGGTCCCAATGGCTACGAGTGCGAGGCCCTTTGTGTACAAATTAGTAAAACGAACATCCGAAAATCCCACGAACCCAAGGCTTCGCTACTAGCTGGAAAGCCGTGCTGCGCGCACCTGTCTCTTACAGCTTTTATATAACGGCGAAATCGTCGTCTCAATGGTTGGTCTCATGAGAAGCTATTGATAAAGCGCTTAGTGGCCATACACTTCGAAATCTACACAACGCTATCTGGAGATAGCCTTAGGCGTTGCCGTATCCGCAGCCACGGAGATGTTCGAAGCCATCCGCCTCCAGCCCGTCGAAAGAAAGATTAATAGTCCATCACAGAACGTCTGTACCCGTGTCTCAGCAGGAACCGTGAGCAAACAAGAACCGGATGACTCGTGGTCAGTCTTCGTGACTGCTCCCGAGCCTACGATATCACATCAACCATGTCGAAATCAGTCTTACAAAATACCTTGATATTAAGTGGCAAAAACCCAAAACCCCTCCAACAGACTTCGCAATCAAGGGACTCATCTTGCGTTCAAAAGAGCCAAAGCTACAAAGATCCTGCATCGCACAGCACATGCAAGGAATCGAAAACCAAATCCTGCGCCTGCGAAGGCGTTCCAGATCCACTCATTGGTCATAACAAGCCCAGAAACAaccccctccatcatctttCGGGCATGTCGCTACCTTGGCCTTTGCATGGCGTCTTCGCTAGACAAAATGAATACGAAAGACGTCGGTGGGGACATATCCGGCTTCGacccctcttcttcggtaTACTCTACCCTGGTTATATACCAGTCGAACATAGTGGACATCGCCTGTTATGAAGCGTACAACCTCTACAGATAAATGCTCACCGGCTAGGATGCAATGTATTTGGAAAAGCCCGAGGCTTCAAACTTTCTGTACTTCGACCTTGCTTATCATCTGGATGGCCATAACCTTGGGAGTGCTGTATCAGACCGGTCTGGTGTCGAGAACAAGGTAGGTGCTCTTATGGAATGAATAGCTTCTGCTGTCTTGTTCCGACGCGATTATCGTTATGAAACTCATAGATGATAGCTATTCATGAGGGCACTAAAACAGTCGGGACCTAAGATCCTTTCTCCTATCACCGTCGCCGGTCAACTTACGATGAGGTTGCCGACTTGTGGGATGAATTAAGCACGCTCTGGAAATTCGCCTCGGACAGGTTCCATCTCTGATGCGTTTACACTAAAGTATCTCTGCATCGACACTGGCACCAAAGCTAGTGCATTTCTTTATGACGATGATCACATTTCAAAGGTTTTTGTCTCGCTAGGCGGAGGACCTATTCAGCATGTTCACTGGAATTAGGCTACTCCTCTTGTCAGCCCTCATGCAAAGTTCGCCATTGGCAACAGACAGAGTGGGCCCAAAACAAGCGACCATAATCGCGCTCGCCTCCCGTATGCCTTCCACCGGTGTATGCAGTGTTTGGGTTGAACACAGCCTTGAACAAGGACGGATGATCGGGATAATCGCTAGCAAAATATGATACCATCATTGTCAGATTATCGCATTGTGCTCTCACGCCTCTCCAACCTTCCGGTCCGACACACCCATATAATCCTGATATATGAATGACTCTGATGAGGAGCTGACAGCTATCTCATGGGTAGTCAGCGCGGATTCGGGTCGGTTTCGCGCAGTCGCCTCTCCACATGGATAACTAAAGATCTCCCATTGTCATCCCAGCGCTGTCTCCGCCTATGACTTGGGGGAAAGCCTTTAACACAAGAGACAATACAGCCTTgtctggggaagagaaatACAGTCAATGCGGAAGCCTGTGTCAATGGCAATGCTAGGATTCACCTATCTGTCAGCCCCTTAAACCTCCATCAGTGATTTACAATGCGGTATGTTCCGTCAGATCATTGATTTCATGACACAATATAATCAAAGGCTTGTCAGTCAAGACGTCCGCCTCTGCACTAGTGGAAACCTAGTTTGAGGTACAACGATATAGGTCATAATACGAGCTCCGGAACCGAGCATCGGGACAACGTCTACAGCGCTAAAGTGGTACGCTGACTCTTCACATTTACATACCGAACCGATCTATTAGCTATGAAAGACGGTTCGACAAGGATGTCATGCGTCTGGTAGTAGGACTCGGTCACATACAAAGGATATCACCTTTACGTATCACGATGAACGCCATTATGAACAGAGCGTCACATACCGCTGGATAGGGGGTATATACCACGAACAAGGCCACCTGCGCCTCTTGTGGACTGAGGTTGAACGTGATGTGCGCGGCGCGAGTCTGCGTGCATATGATCACAACATACTTTGGGCAATGAGCCCGATATTCCAGTCATTACCTGGTTTTCCTCCGACTTACCAGTGATTTACAGCGACAGAAACTGGCTGAACAAGTTCTAAGAGAGGACCAGACCGGTCATGAAGAAAGGTATACTCTACTCGGAAGCCGCAAGTCAATGACTAATGGAAACAACTTCCAGTGCTCAATAAGACGGTTGAGGAATTAGTTTGCAAATGTCTTGACTGCCAACGGAAATCCATCTTCTGTCTTCCATATACTGTTGGGTTCGTGTCCGCGAAATACAGGCCACCGCACAAGGCAATCAGGATCCAAGGTCACCATCTCTCATATATCAGGCTGCTCTCCCTTCTCAGGGAGCATAGAATTGGGGAGCCTCCACGCGTGCTCAAGCACCATGAGGGATAATCGATCCGTGGCAATTCGCACAGATGCAAAAATCATCGAACACCAGCTTCCTGACAGCTCGGCTTTCATACGTCTTTTCCGTCTCCAGACCAAGAATTAGAAATCTTGTGTCAGTTACCATGGGTCGCGCATAACAATTGGGGACGGAGCTTGAGATGACCCTATCAACATAAGCAAAGCATTATCAAATTGCTAGATTAATCGCTTTCgtacccaccacctcccctgTTACGAGACCTCATAGcgctcttctttcccccaacTCCGCTACTTCGCTCCTGTACGGCCGGTCAACGCCAAAGCCCACACTTGTAATGGGCATCTATCGTGACGGAGCGAGATAGTTCTTACCAGGTCGTTTTGAAACGTTCATGAGCAGTATGTCTAGGATCAAACTGGGATATTCAAGAAGTCTGCCTCCTCCAACGAGCCTTCGGTGGTGACCATGGCCAATCCCTATCGCATGAGCAGAAGGGCAAAACGCATCGTATTGTTCCAATCCACAGACACTTCCGCACGCAAACTCTCTCGAAGATGGAAGAATGTCCTGG harbors:
- a CDS encoding uncharacterized protein (COG:A;~EggNog:ENOG410PSF0;~InterPro:IPR040424,IPR010304;~go_component: GO:0005634 - nucleus [Evidence IEA];~go_component: GO:0005737 - cytoplasm [Evidence IEA];~go_function: GO:0003723 - RNA binding [Evidence IEA];~go_process: GO:0006397 - mRNA processing [Evidence IEA]), which codes for MGKSAKANKPLTQEEIWDDSALVQSWDEAVEEYKLYHSIHAKGENVEDVLREAEAAEKAEMEQDEQPLDESADRMDADVDADAAANATTAAEPQQVPQAKPSQATEGPEQPSGQGAHVTDQTAGPSSVGAPPMPHATLSQVQDEGLKNLMMAWYYAGYYTGLYEGQQRANQNKSS
- a CDS encoding RNA-binding protein (BUSCO:EOG09264T8I;~COG:A;~EggNog:ENOG410PMWF;~InterPro:IPR000504,IPR012677,IPR035979;~PFAM:PF00076;~go_function: GO:0003676 - nucleic acid binding [Evidence IEA]) codes for the protein MAPDKKDKKRKAAAATAADSPAKKTKKVEAKPAESPKDAPKPILKKANQKEAATKTGGASKTKANGQPARQIKPRKRAADFLSDNENSESEAEVAESKVAKEEKPTTKKSKKEDGSAAPATKSKPAKANTKAKKAEPVVEESEEDESAASEASQSEDEEDDRTAALIRGFESSGDEDESGDEGFNPDQPVPQIPDSKKAKRKILKKQKENAGHVEEPGTVYVGRIPHGFYEHQMRAYFSQFGEITRLRLSRNRITGRSKHYAFIEFAHTSVAKIVAATMDNYLMYGHILKCKYVSPEQLHPEVWKGANRRFKRTPWNRIEKKRLDKGKTREQWTERIGREQKRRLAKAEKLKAIMGYDLDIPQLKSVDEVPVQEAKAIEASEPAAEEPAKAIEAAPVEEPEAEKPAEDTPKKTNKKTKKAAQSPAAQETPKSAEKSTPKKTTEETASPAAQKAKKVQKKTKAKSKA